CGAGAAAGAATTTTTAGGCAAAGGTGTTGCTTTTTGTTCGACCTGCGACGCGCCTCTTTTCAAAGATAAGGTAACTGCCGTTATCGGAGGCGGGAATTCTGCCTTGTCAGCTGTAATAGACTTGCTTTCATATTCGCCCAAAGTCTATTTAATAAATATTGCAAGTACAATACAAGGTGACCCGGTACTTATTGAAAAAATAAAAAATTCAGGCAAAGTAGAGATAATATTAAATACAGAAGTTGTTGAAATAAAAGGCGAAAAAAGGGTTGAATCTGTTGTGGTTAGAAATAGTGATACAAATCAAATACGACAGATTGATGTTTCGGGGGTTTTTATAGAGGTGGGACTTACACCAAATACCGAGTTTGTAAAGAACGTCCTGAGCCTTAACAATAACAAGGAAATAATTATTGATTGTAATAGCAGAACATCTGTTCCTGGGATTTTTGCTGCAGGTGATGTTACCAGTACCACCGGTAAGCAAATAATCATTGCTGCAGGTGAGGGTGCAAAAGCCGCACTTTCAGTTTATAAGTATCTGTTGGAGACAAAGTGAATTTTATGGACGATAAAGCAAAAGATACGATAAAAAAAGATTTATCGGTTCTAACAAAAAAAGTCAAACTCATTGTTTTTACTAAAGAAACAGAGTGTTCTTCATGTAAAGATAGCATTTTAAGTATTGAAGAAGTTGTCTCACTTTCAGATAATATTTTAATGGAAAAATATGATTTTACGAAAGATAAAGAGAAAGCAGAGCAATATAATATTGATAAAACTCCGGCAATAGCAGTAGTTAGCGATAAAGATTTTGGTATAAGGTTCTACGGTTTTCCTGATGGTTTGGAGTTTTTATCGCTGCTTGATGCAATAAAATTGGTATCTTCCGGAGAATCAAATTTGACTTTGGAGACAAGAGAAATGACTTCAAAAATCACAAAACCTGTCGTTATAAAAGTTTTCACAACAGTAAGTTGTCCATACTGTCCGGCAGTAGTTAAACTTGCAAATAGGTTTGCTGTTGAAAGTGATTTAATAGGTTCACATTCCATAATCGCAAATGAATTTCCGGAACTCGTTGAAAAATATAGTATTTTTTCTGTACCTAAAGTTATGATAAATGAAACGGCGGAATTTGAAGGTGTTCCTTCTGAAAAGGAATTTTTAGAAAATATATTAAGAGCATGAGAAACTTTAAGACAGCATTTTTAATGATTAGAATTTTTTAATTTATTTTTAATGTTAGTTTAATACCGTTTATTATATACTTGCCCCGTAAAATGACAATGTCCGTAAAATAACAATGTCGCAATGTAGTCGCCCGCCATCGATTCAGTGGCGGGCTGATGTTGTGCAAGGGGTGAAACTAAAGGAGGTGAAGATGAGCTGGTTGTCAATTTTATTACAAGGAATCGAGCAACTCGTAAGCTGGAATAATTACAAGAGCATATACGAGGAATATGATATGTTTTGGTATCAGAAGTTATTTGTTTTACTTGTTTTGTTTTTGTTCTTTTCCGAAGGAAACCAATTGATTGCCAAAAGGACGAATATTAAATAAGTGACTGAGTATTTCAAAGGTTAAGCAGTAAGAGATGCCAACCTTGATGTATAGGAGAATTTCAATGTCTGGCAGAGCTGACGCTCTGCGGTTACAACATCAGCTGTTTTGTAGCTGCAAAGCAAAGCTTTGCTTAACTTGGTTATAGAAATTTCAATGTTTGTAGTTGTCGTAGATTCTTGGCGTGCCTAACTTGGGGGGGGATATAGTATTATGAAAGACATAAAAGAAGAGTTGATTTCCATGTTAAATAAAGCGTTAGAATTAGAACATGCAGCAAGGATTCAATATCTATCGCATGCTGAACTTGTTAAAGGTGAGGATGCCGAGAAAATAATAGAGAGGATTAAAGAGATTGCTTCAGATGAAAGTAAGCACGAAGATATTTACCGGAACTTGATAGGAAATTATTTATGTGGAGAACCCAGTATGGGTATTGCAGGAACATATCATGCGCATCTGAGAAAAGAAATATTTGAAATTAATCTAAAAGGTGAAAAAGAAGCCATTGATTTCTATAAACAGATTTATCAAAAAGTTATAGATAATAAAAAAGATTTACAGTATGAATATGAAAAATTAGAACACGATATTCGTCACGTTATAATAGACGAACAAGAACACGTATCAGAACTTTTACAACTTCTTGGTATATAACGGGATTACATTGTTTGTTATGTATAGTTTATATGTTTTTGTCCATATCCCTGTAGTAGCTTGCCCTCGGCAAGCAGGTTGTATTAAGTAGTTGCCCGCCAACGGTTCAGTGGCGGGCTAATATTGTCTTCATGTTTAAGTAGTAGTCCCGCCTTGCGGGATTCCAAGTAGCGGTGAGATTGCCATCTCACGGTAGTTATGTAGTAGCTTGCCCTCGGCAAGCAAGTTGTTTTGTGTAGTAGCAAACCTTGGTTTGCTGATGTTATGTAGCCGCAAAGCGATAGCTTTGCATAAGTATTACAGGAGGGAAAAATGAAAGGTTATGTATGTAATGTATGTGGTTTTATCTCTATTGATGGAACGGCTCCCGAGTCTTGTCCTGTATGCGGAGCACCGAAAAAAGCATTCCAGGAAAAAGACGCGATAAATTTACCGCAAGACACGAAAAATCTTACGGAACTTGAAAAAAAACATATTCCTGTGATAAAAATTGTTAAAAAATGCGGGTTAATCCCGGATACCGGTTGTATAGATGCCCATGTGCGGATTGGTGAAATACTTCATCCTTCTCTTCCGGAGCACTTTATAGTCCGTATAGATTTTTATTTAGATAAAAAATATATATCAAGGATGATGCTTAATCCCGAAAAAATCAATCCGGCGGCTTGTGTACATCTTAGAGTAAAAAGCGGTAAACTTACAGTTATTGACTTCTGTAACCAGCACGGCAACTGGATAAGTGAGGTTGATTTATAGAAAATCTCATTTCTTTCTTCTCCCAATTGAGAGATTGCTGAAAAAGTCCCCATGTGTCATTGCGAGGAGTCACGCTATAAGCGGGACGACGAAGCAATCTCGTAGGAAAAAGAGATTACCACGCTCCCGTCGGTTGCTCGCAATGACCAACAAAGAGGGTTTTAATGTTAGGGGGGAATTGGCAGGTCAAAAAAAATGAAAAAAATTCATAATGAAGGAAAGAAAGTCGGTGACATAATCCTGTATGCTCTTAGTACATGTATCTGGTGCAAAAAAACAAAACAGCTGCTGAAAGACTTGGGCATAGATTTCTATTATGTTGATGTGGATTTACTTGATAAAAAGGATATGAAAGCTGCTGAAAAAGAAATTATGAAGTGGAATCCCGACCGGTCATTTCCAACTCTTGTTAAAGATAACAAGTTTTGTATAACCGGATATAAACCGGATGAAATTAAAGAAAAAGTTTTGTAGGGGAAAAAATGGAAGAAAAAAATAAAGTAACTTCCGAACAGATTAATCAATTATACCGGAAACTCAAAGAAGAAGCCGAAAATTCCGGATATCATTTGAATTTTGATAAAAAATTTACGAAAGAACTTATTGAAGGGCTTCTTGTTAATGAAATAAGGTACGGTTATTATTCATGCCCGTGCCGGCTTTCTTCCGGTAATAAGCAGGATGATATGGATATTATATGTCCTTGTGATTATAGAGATGCAGATTTAAATGATTATGACACTTGTTACTGCGGGCTTTATGTTTCAAATAAGATATTAAGCGGTGAAAAAGAACTGAAATCTATACCTGAAAGGAGACCTTCTTTGGAAAAAAGAAAAGGCAAAAAGCCAGATACGGCAAATCCTATTTTTTCAGTTCCTTTGCCGGTGTGGCGATGCAAGGTATGCGGATATCTTTGTGCCAGGAACGAACCACCGGAGATATGTCCTATATGTAAGGTAAAAAAAGAAAGGTTTGAAAGATTTATATAGATTGTTTAAACCTCTCAATTATTTATTCTCCCCACTTATTCCTTTCCTCTCCCCTGTGGGGAGAGGAAAAAAGGTGAGGGGGAAATTATGAGATTTTTAACGGAATGATTTAATTTAAAAAAAACAAAAATGGCAAAAACTTCAATTATTATTTGCGGTCAGGCAGGGCAGGGAATACAGACTGTTTGTAATATTCTGGCAAAGGCAATTTTACGTTCAGGGTATTATGTTTTTGCCTGGCAGGATTTCCAGTCAAGGATTCGCGGCGGAGAATCTTCTTCCCGTCTTGTCCTGAGTGATATGCCGGTTGAATCTCTGCCGGAGAAATATGATATTTTAGTGTCACTGGACAAATCCAATACTTCCGTATATTTGCCGTTCCTTAAAAAGGATGGTATTGCAGTAGCTGAAGATGAAACCGGTGAAAATATTTTAGCGGTACCTTTTCAAAAAACTGCTGTTGAAATCGGGGGCAACAAAATTTATGCAAACGCTTCCGCTATAGGAACGATAGCAGGAATTATTAATCTGGGTTTTGAAAGAATAGAAACTGTTTTAAGAGAGGAATTTACAAGAAAAAGCAATGAGATTGCTGATAAAAATGTTTTAGTCGCAAAATATTCTTATGATTGGGCTGTTAAAAATAGTAAAAAATATCCAACTGAAACAAAAGGACTGAAAAACCTGAATATGAAAGTTATGACCGGGAACGAATCGCTGGCTCTCGGTGCTATTGCTGGTGGCTGTAAATTTATGTCTGCATATCCAATGACACCTTCAACGGGCATAATAACTTATCTTTCCGAAACATCTCATAAAACAGGTATTTTAACAGAACAAGCGGAAGATGAGATATCAGCTATTAATATGGTGATAGGGGCGAGTTATGCCGGTGTCAGGTCTTTAACTGCAACCAGCGGCGGTGGATTTTGCCTTATGGTAGAAGGACTTTCGCTTGCAGCAATGACAGAAACGCCTGTTGTTATTGTTTTAGGCCAGCGTCCCGGACCTGCAACTGGGCTTCCAACGAGAACCGAACAGGGTGAATTAAATTTTGCGTTGAATGCTGCACATGGCGAATTTCCTAGATTTATTTTTGCTCCTTCAAATGCTTATGATGCTTTCAATATAATGATAAAAGCTTTTGAGATGAGCCAGAAATACAGGGTACCGGTTATAATTCTTACTGACCAGTATCTTGCCGATTCATATTGGACGGTTAAAAATTTTAATATTGATAAAGTTGAAATAAAAGATTATTTTTCTAA
This genomic interval from Elusimicrobiota bacterium contains the following:
- a CDS encoding FAD-dependent oxidoreductase, whose protein sequence is MNPIFEVPQELKLNLPLIEKLYDVAIIGAGPAGMTATVYCSRKKLDTLLITKDIGGQVLVTSGIENYMGYQHITGRELSEKFYNQISQFPISLLKDVKISNLELSKDKFVLSCEGKKYFSKTVIITSGKRAKELDVPGEKEFLGKGVAFCSTCDAPLFKDKVTAVIGGGNSALSAVIDLLSYSPKVYLINIASTIQGDPVLIEKIKNSGKVEIILNTEVVEIKGEKRVESVVVRNSDTNQIRQIDVSGVFIEVGLTPNTEFVKNVLSLNNNKEIIIDCNSRTSVPGIFAAGDVTSTTGKQIIIAAGEGAKAALSVYKYLLETK
- a CDS encoding thioredoxin family protein; this translates as MDDKAKDTIKKDLSVLTKKVKLIVFTKETECSSCKDSILSIEEVVSLSDNILMEKYDFTKDKEKAEQYNIDKTPAIAVVSDKDFGIRFYGFPDGLEFLSLLDAIKLVSSGESNLTLETREMTSKITKPVVIKVFTTVSCPYCPAVVKLANRFAVESDLIGSHSIIANEFPELVEKYSIFSVPKVMINETAEFEGVPSEKEFLENILRA
- a CDS encoding ferritin-like domain-containing protein — encoded protein: MKDIKEELISMLNKALELEHAARIQYLSHAELVKGEDAEKIIERIKEIASDESKHEDIYRNLIGNYLCGEPSMGIAGTYHAHLRKEIFEINLKGEKEAIDFYKQIYQKVIDNKKDLQYEYEKLEHDIRHVIIDEQEHVSELLQLLGI
- a CDS encoding desulfoferrodoxin family protein yields the protein MKGYVCNVCGFISIDGTAPESCPVCGAPKKAFQEKDAINLPQDTKNLTELEKKHIPVIKIVKKCGLIPDTGCIDAHVRIGEILHPSLPEHFIVRIDFYLDKKYISRMMLNPEKINPAACVHLRVKSGKLTVIDFCNQHGNWISEVDL
- a CDS encoding glutaredoxin family protein; the encoded protein is MKKIHNEGKKVGDIILYALSTCIWCKKTKQLLKDLGIDFYYVDVDLLDKKDMKAAEKEIMKWNPDRSFPTLVKDNKFCITGYKPDEIKEKVL
- a CDS encoding ferredoxin-thioredoxin reductase catalytic domain-containing protein; translation: MEEKNKVTSEQINQLYRKLKEEAENSGYHLNFDKKFTKELIEGLLVNEIRYGYYSCPCRLSSGNKQDDMDIICPCDYRDADLNDYDTCYCGLYVSNKILSGEKELKSIPERRPSLEKRKGKKPDTANPIFSVPLPVWRCKVCGYLCARNEPPEICPICKVKKERFERFI
- a CDS encoding 2-oxoacid:acceptor oxidoreductase subunit alpha produces the protein MAKTSIIICGQAGQGIQTVCNILAKAILRSGYYVFAWQDFQSRIRGGESSSRLVLSDMPVESLPEKYDILVSLDKSNTSVYLPFLKKDGIAVAEDETGENILAVPFQKTAVEIGGNKIYANASAIGTIAGIINLGFERIETVLREEFTRKSNEIADKNVLVAKYSYDWAVKNSKKYPTETKGLKNLNMKVMTGNESLALGAIAGGCKFMSAYPMTPSTGIITYLSETSHKTGILTEQAEDEISAINMVIGASYAGVRSLTATSGGGFCLMVEGLSLAAMTETPVVIVLGQRPGPATGLPTRTEQGELNFALNAAHGEFPRFIFAPSNAYDAFNIMIKAFEMSQKYRVPVIILTDQYLADSYWTVKNFNIDKVEIKDYFSNPNDIAGEFKKYSITDDGLSPRLKPGESENLVVDDSDEHDQYGHITENNTIRKLMVEKRWNKNCLMAEEMNVSVPDGIEDSELVLVSWGSNGGIVSYAVDVLLEKGIRAKNINYTEIWPLKIPKEFLDKNRKFKIVVIENNFTGQFARLLESEGVKIYGKILKYDGLPFTEDEVIEEVLKYTSVHPLNSSFTPIDGR